A window from Megalobrama amblycephala isolate DHTTF-2021 linkage group LG21, ASM1881202v1, whole genome shotgun sequence encodes these proteins:
- the tmem167b gene encoding protein kish-B codes for MTNVYSFDGILVFGLLFICTCAYLKKVPRLNSWLLSEKKGVWGVFYKAAVIGTRLHIAVAASCLCMAFYLIFLK; via the exons ATGACAAACG TGTACTCTTTCGACGGCATTCTTGTATTCGGACTTCTTTTCATTTGCACGTGTGCGTACCTGAAGAAAGTCCCTCGTCTTAATAGCTGGCTCTTGTCTGAGAAGAAAGGTGTCTGGGGAGTATTTTACAAAG CTGCAGTGATAGGCACACGGCTTCACATTGCTGTGGCGGCGTCCTGTTTGTGTATGGCGTTTTACCTGATTTTTCTGAAATGA